From the Buchnera aphidicola (Chaetosiphella stipae setosa) genome, the window ATTTATTAATAGAAGATATATTATAATCTTTTTTGTTTATCTTTTTAATATAATTTTAATAGTGCTAAAAATAACTGAAAAAAAATTTTTGAAAATAAAAGATATTTTTATTTTTTATAAAAGTTTGTTATTTTTTCAATATTTATTATTTTCATATAAATAAAATTTTTTTAGTATTCTATTTTAAAAAAATTTGTTCTTTAAAAATTTTTTATTGCATAAAAATTTCAATCCATAAAGGTTCTTTTTTTGTTTTGAAACGTTTTCTTATTTCTAATAATCCAAAATTTTTATTTATTTTATAAATAGAAATAGAATTTGATTTTTGTCCAGAAATAATTAAATATTTTCCTTTTTCATCAATGTTAAAACTTCTAGGTTGTATTTCAGTATTATATACTTTAATTAATTTTAACTTTCCGTTTTTTTGATTTATTTGAAATAATGAAATAGAATTTGAGGTTCTTTCGCAAGTATATAGAAAATTTCCGCATGGAGATATATGAATATCTGCTGCCCATTTTTTACCAGAAAAATTAGGTAAAATATCAATTGTTTGTATTAAATGAAAATCTTTTTTATTAAATATTTTTTCTATATTAAATATTGAAATAGTATTATTTAATTCATTTAAAATATATAAATATTTTTGATTAGGGTGAATATCCATATGTCTGGGACCGCTTTTATCTGTATTTTTTATATAATATATTTCTTTTTTTTTTTTTTTTGTAATATTTTTTATATCTTCAAAAAAGATTTTGTCTTCTTTTAGAGATGTAAAAAATAAAATTTTAGATTGAAAATGAAATATAGAAGAATGACATCCTAAAATATTTTTTTTTATAGTATAAATTTTTTTTGGCATTCCATTTTTATTTAATTGATGACAGGTAAGAGAATTACTACTATAAGAACTATTAAATAAATATTTTTCGGATAAATCTAATGAGATATGATTAGGATTTCCAAAAGTTTGTGTTTCTTTAATTTTTTTTAATAAACCGGTTTTTTTTATATGATATGTAATAATTCTTGGATGCTTTCTAACTCCAGCATATATCAATTTTTTTTTATAAGAAATTTTTAATGGTTGGACTTCTCCATTGGTATATATTTCTTGAATTTTAATAATATTTTTTTTTTTTTTTTTAAATACTTCAATAATATTTTCTTTAGGAATAGAAACATAAATAATATATTTTTTCATATTTTTTCTTATGATATTTATAATAATTTTTTAAAAAATTTAAATTTTATTTAAACTATATTTTGATTTATTTTTTTTATAAATCGTATAATCCATTTTATTTTTTCTCGATCTGTATTAAATGTTTTTTTAAAATGTAAAGTATTATCTTTTTTAAAAAACAATTCTTTTGATTTTTTTTTTAAATATTTTGAAAACCATTGTATATTAATATTATTTGGATAAAAAAATTTAATAATTCCTCCAGAAATATTACAGGTAATTTTTTTGATATTAGATTTTTTTGCAAGAATTTTAATTTTTGTAATAAGAATTAAATTTTTTGTTAATTGAGGTAAATCTCCAAAATTTTTTATTAAATCTGATTTGATTAACTTTAATTCAGAGAATGTTTTTGCTAAAGATATTTTTAAATAAAAAGATAATCTCATATTGATATTAGAAATATAATTTTCTGGCAATATTGTAGGAATTTGTAATTCAATTTCAGTATTTTGGCTTAATAAATTTTGTATTGATTTTTTGTTTCCTTTTTTTAAGATTTTTATCGCTTTTTGTAATAAATGCATATAGGTTTCAATACCTATATTTTTAATATATCCACTTTGTTTTTTTCCTAATATCTCACCAACTCCTCTAATTTCTAAATCATGATTAGCTAATTTAAAACCAGCACTAAAATCTTGAATAGAAGAGATTGATTGTAATCTTTTTTTAGAATTTTTAGAAATTTTTTTTAAATCAGAAACTAATAACCATGCATACGCTTGCCGAGAAGAACGTCCAACTCTTCCACGTAATTGATGTAATTGCGATAATCCAA encodes:
- a CDS encoding beta-propeller fold lactonase family protein; this encodes MKKYIIYVSIPKENIIEVFKKKKKNIIKIQEIYTNGEVQPLKISYKKKLIYAGVRKHPRIITYHIKKTGLLKKIKETQTFGNPNHISLDLSEKYLFNSSYSSNSLTCHQLNKNGMPKKIYTIKKNILGCHSSIFHFQSKILFFTSLKEDKIFFEDIKNITKKKKKEIYYIKNTDKSGPRHMDIHPNQKYLYILNELNNTISIFNIEKIFNKKDFHLIQTIDILPNFSGKKWAADIHISPCGNFLYTCERTSNSISLFQINQKNGKLKLIKVYNTEIQPRSFNIDEKGKYLIISGQKSNSISIYKINKNFGLLEIRKRFKTKKEPLWIEIFMQ